The sequence below is a genomic window from Deinococcus cellulosilyticus NBRC 106333 = KACC 11606.
GGTGGAATTTCCACCGGATGAGCATTCCAGTGGGTCTCCAGAATGAAGGTCTCTGGATGGTCCACACTGCGCAGCACAAAACCGAAGTCACACTCGGGATACTGTATATAAGTGCTGCGCATCTCTCTGAGGTCAGGGGTCACGTCACTCTGGCTGTGGAATTCCTGATACAGCACGTATTTCATGTGGTCCTCCTGTCTGGAGATACCGTTTAAAGGGTCCTCCAGAGGTACCAGCTGGCATAGCTGCGGTAAGGGCTCCAGCGCATGGTCACTTCATCCAGGTTGGATTCACCATACAGGTTTGCAAAGGCCCGTTTCAATGCTCCATCTCCCAGAGAGTAGATGTCTTCTCTGCCCAGGCCGAACATGAGGAACATCTCCACCGTCCAGCGCCCAATGCCCCAGATGGGCAGCAGTTGCTCAATGATCTCTTCATTGGAGAGGGGGTCCAGCCCATCGAAGTTCACCTTGCCTTCCAGGGCGGCATCACTGAGGGCAAGCAGGGTTTTGGATTTGGCATTGGAAAGACCACACGCCCTCAGGGCCTCGGCAGTGTGGTGACGGAGCAACTCAGGCAGGAGGCCTCCAGTTAAAGCCACCACACGCTTTTCGATGGCATCTGCCGCCTTGCCCGAAAGCTGCTGACCAATCACAGAGCTAGCAAGAACCGTAAAGGGTCGATCATGACGGGATTTCAGAACCTCTGGGGGTGGTCCCACTTTTTCAATGACGGCCCCCAGGATGGGGTCCAGAGACAGATGGTCCATGATGATTTTTGTTTTGGACATAATTTCAGTATAAGCGGTCAGCTCTCAGCCGTCAGCCATCAGCAAAAACAACCTGCAGGAGGGTCTCTGACAGGCCAAAGCATCAGAGAAGTTGTCATTTTGCTTCTTCAGAAACTGCATGATTGAGTCCTTGAGCGAATGCCAAAAAAGGAGGAGCAAATCTTGTTCCTCCCCGTTTTAAGCTGATCACTGACGGCTGACCGCTATCTGCCAAACGGCATCTTGGGCATGCCCTTGCCGCCCTTGCCCATCCCCATGCGCTGCATGACCTTCATCATGTCCTTCATCTGGTCGTGCATTTTCAGCAGGCGGTTGACCTCCTGCACAGTGCGCCCTGAGCCTGCAGCAATGCGCTTGCGGCGCTGACCGTTGATGACTTTGGGGTCCCGGCGTTCACGGAGGGTCATGGACTGGATGATGGCCTCAATCTGCTTGAGTTGTTTTTCATCCACATTGAAACCCTCAGGGAGCATTTTGCTCATGCCTGGAATCAGTTTCATGATGTCGCCCAGAGGTCCCATCTTGCGCAGGTTCTTCATCTGCAGCAAGAGGTCTTCGAGGTCGAAATCGGTGATCTTTTTGTTGGGGTCCATGGCAGAAAGCTCTGCCTGCTGGGCACGCTCGATCAGGGTGAGCACATCGCCCATCCCGAGGATGCGGCTTGCCACACGGTCAGGGTAGAAAGGCTCCAGACCTGTGATCTTCTCGCTGACCCCGGCAAAGTAGATGGGTTTGCCAGTCACAAAACGGGCAGACAGTGCAGCACCCCCACGGGCGTCACCGTCCATCTTAGTGATGATCAGGCCCGAAAGGTTCACCCGTTTGTCGAAAGTCTCGGCCACGTTCAGGGCTTCCTGACCGGTCATGGCATCCACCACCAGCAGGGTTTCGGTGGGGTTCAGTGCTGTTTTCAGGTCTGCAAGCTGGTCCATCAGGTTTTCGTCGATCTGCAGACGGCCTGCGGTGTCCACAATCACCAGATCCCGGAAGTCTTTCTGCAGGTATTCTTTGACCCTTTGCTGGGTGACGTGCGGAGGCTCGTTGTCCTGCACTTCCAGCACAGGCACACCCACCTGATTGCCCAGCACTTTGAGCTGTTCGCGGGCAGCAGGACGCTGGGTGTCCGCAGCAACCAGCAGCACACGACGGCCTTTGCCTTTGTAATGGGCAGCCAGTTTGCCTGTGGAAGTGGTCTTCCCTGCTCCCTGCAGACCCACCATGAACCAGACGTTGTTCTCGGTTTTGAGCTGGGGTTGCTGGGCACTGCCCCCGAGGGTTTCGATCAGTTCATCGTGAACGATCTTGACGACCTGCTGGCCTGCATTCAGGCTGGTCAGCACATCCTGTCCAACGGCTTTTTCGGAGACACGGGCCACGAAGTCCTTGGCCACGTTGAAGTTCACATCTGCTTCCAGCAGGGCCATGCGGATCTCGCGCATGGCAGCTTTCACCTGAGCTTCGGTCAGGCGTCCCTGCTGACGCACATTGTCCAGAATGTCCTGGAGTTTCTTGCCTAACGACTCAAACATGCTTTCCAGTGTACAGGGTTGAGGTGAGGGTGCACAGTGAAATGCTCAAGATTGTTGAGGAGGGACAGGGTGCTGGCGGCAGATGCAGTTCCCTTGCTCATCGCCGAGAGCCGGCGGCCCAGTGCGACCCAGCCGCCTGGGGAGCACGTATTCAGGGCCAAGACAGAGCCGAGAGCGTATAGTGCTTTAGCCTATGCATACTGTCAACTCCATACTGCTGCCAAAGCATGCCAGTTTGCCCTCGGCTCTCGGCCCTTGGCCCTCGGCTATTTGGTCAGCCACACCCGCAGCCACTTGTTGATGTTTGGCATCACCAGGTAGGTCATCAGGACCACCACAATGACCGAGCTGAAAAATTGCCGCACCACAAAAGGCATTCCTGAGAACCAGTGGGGCCCCACCCAGGCCATCACCAGACTGAGCGGAAAGAGACCAAGCATCACGGCCACCACCTGCTTGTGTTGCGGAGGGGTCTTGAGCACAGGAGCAGTGGGAGGGGTGAACCAGTATTCCAGACCTGGAATGATGTTCATTCGGGGTTCACCCTGAATCATGGGCTCTGAGCGGTCCAGCCATTCCTGGCGTTCCGGAGACTCCTGCCAGTTCTTGAAGTTGTCGTAGGAGTCAAAACGGATGATCATGGTGTACTCGGGGGCGGCCCCATCCACCGGACGGATCACCCCGACCCCAAGGTGGCCAGGATACTTCTGGGCAATTTCTCCAAAGCCTTTGACCCAGGCTTCAAATTCAGCAATGCGGTCTGGTCGAACGAGTCTGGAAACGGAAAAGGTCACTGCGCCCTCTTGCATGGGCACATTGTAGCGGGATTGCTGCAGGAAAAAGCCTCACTGTGAAATTCCAGCCCTCAGGCTTCCACAAGATCTGCAGCTTCCAGTCCTGCTTCCTGTTCTGCTGCGGATTTTTTGGGCATGGGAGGCTCCCAGCCTTCGGTGAGTTGCTTGTGCATCTCACGGATGGCCTGCACCACCACCTCAGGCTGATCCATGATCACCTGGTGACCGCTCTTTTTGGCCACCATCATGCGGGCGCGGGTGGAAAGTTTCAGCAGACGTTCCTGGGCCTCCACCATGATCTTTTCAGTCTCCCTGAGGAGTTTGGGGGCGTCTTTTGAGACTTCATGCCCGTGACGAATGACGGTCAGGGGAAGATCGCCCAGGCTGCTTTCCCTCTCTGCTTCTGTCACTGCGTCCGCCACGATGGAGAGTTCCGTCAGGTAGGTTCTGGCAGATTTTCTCAGGAAGAACATGTTGATCAGGGCAAATTTGGTTTTCCAGGGAATTTCACCCAGAGGCTTGAGCATCAGGGGATAAATCAGGTTGAGCTGAGCTATCCACAAAGGGAACCCCAGACGAATCAGTCTGTGACGCAATGCGGCCCGTTGAGACTGACGGTGCAGGCGTCCCTTTTTGCCCTTCCAGACCGTGGCCGAGTCCACCAGAATCATGCCTGCCACTTCATCTGGATACTTCTGGGCGTAAATCCGGTTGACCACGCCACCAAAGGAGTGACCCACCAGCACATAGGGAGGTCTGACATCTGCCGCCTTGAGCAAATGGTGAAGTTCCTCCACCAGACACTCCATGGTGCATTTCCCAGAGCGGTTGTCGCTCCAGCCGTACCCTGCACGGTCATAACTGAGCACCCTGGCAAATTTTGCGACGGTTGGGGAAATGGCCGTCCAGTAAGGGGTACTCCCTCCCATGCCTGCTTCCAGAATCACAGTGGGGCCCTCATGGTGCTCTCCCATGATTTCGTAATGCAGGTTGTACCCTCCCACATCCACCCGGTTCCCGGGCATGAAGTGCTTCCTCGCAAACGCTGTGTTGTGCCACAACTGGTAGAGGTGGTTGATGCCCGCAATGTAAAGGATGGTTTTCCAGAACCGGGAGATGCGCATATTCGAATCATAAAGGGGGGATTGTGCTGCTGAAAGTGGTTTTTGTTTAGGTTTTGTTGGGAGATGGGGTCAAGCCGAGAGCCGAGAGCCGAGAGCAAGGTAAATTGCTGCATTGCTGGTGTCAAGGAGACCACAGGGGGGTTGGCTGAAAAAACCTGTATTTCATGGCTTTATTGCAAAACCAGTCCGTAAAGCTCAGGCATTTGCATTGTATTTGCCCTCGGCCCTCGGCTCTTGGCCCTCGGCATCTAAAGTGTCTCATATACACAAATACGAAATTCGCACATTGCTTTTTGACCCTCAGGGTTTATCATCAAGGACATGAAAATAGGTTTGATCGGTTTGGGAAGAATGGGCGGCAACATGGCCACACGCCTCATCCGTGCTGGACATGAGATTGTCGGATTTGACTTGAGCGAAGAAAACCGCCAGAAAGCTGCATCAAATGGTGCCGAGATCGCAAACACCCTGGATGACCTGATTGCAGCCCTCCCGGAGCGCAAGGTGGTGTGGGTGATGGTGCCTCACGGCAAACCCACCGAGAGCACCCTGCAGTCTCTGCTGGAAAAACTTGCTGAACATGACATTGTGATCGATGGGGGCAACTCCAACTACCAGGACAGCATGCGCCGTGGAGAAATCTTTGCTGAGAAGGGCATGTTCTTTCTGGACGCAGGGACTTCTGGAGGCATCTGGGGCCTGGAAGAGGGCTACTGCCTGATGATCGGTGGGGACACCGACGCAGTGGTGCATGTGAGCCCCATTTTCGCCGCACTGGCCCCCAATCCCAAAGGTTGGCTACACGTCGGACCTGTGGGCTCGGGACATTTTGTCAAAATGGTCCACAACGGCATTGAGTACGGGATGATGCAAGCGTACGCCGAAGGTCTCGAACTGATGCGCGCCAAAGAAGAATTCGGGCTGAACCTTGCCAACATCACAGAACTGTGGCGGCATGGCAGCGTGGTGAGAAGCTGGTTGCTCGACCTCACCGCCGAATACCTCAAGAACGACCCCGAGCTGAAAGACCTCTCTGATTATGTGTCTGATTCGGGCGAGGGCCGCTGGACGGTGATCGATTCCATTCAGGAGGGGGTGCCTGCCCCTGTGATCACCCTCAGTGTGCAGATGCGTCTGCGCAGCCAGCAAGACCAGTCCTACGCTGGGAAAGTGCTGTCTGCAATGCGCAATGCCTTTGGTGGGCATGCAGTGAAAAAGGTGAGTGATGAGTAATCCATTTCGTGAAGGCATGCGCAGACGCCGCACCCCCGACGCCTGTGTGCTGGTGATTTTTGGTGTGGGTGATCTGACCCAGCGCAAATTGCTTCCTGCGCTGTACCGTCTGGCAATGGAAGGGGAACTGAATCCCAACTTCTCCATCGTGGGCGTGGGTCGCCGGGACTGGTCCGATGAGGGCTTCCGGGATTTTGCAGAAGACAGCGTGAAAACCAGCAAGGAAACCGGAGAATTCGACCAGCAGACCTGGGATGGTTTCCAGGAAGGCCTGTTCTTTGTGGGTGGTCCTTTTGACCAGAGCGAGACCTTCAGAAAGCTGAAGGAGAAGCTGGAAGAGGTGTCCCGTCAGCGGGACACTGGCGGCAATGTGGTGTTCTACCTGGCCACCCCTCCCAGTGTGTTTGCCCCGATTGCTGAGCTTCTGGGTGAACAGGGGCTTCAGGAAGAAGGCAGCAACTTCTGGCGTCGTCTGGTGATTGAGAAGCCTTTCGGGGTCGATCTGGAAAGTGCCCGTGAACTGAACGCCCACATCCACAAAACCTGGGAAGAGCACCAGATCTACCGCATCGACCACTACCTCGGAAAAGAAACCGTGCAGAACCTGATGGCGATGCGCTTCGGGAACGTGATTTTCGAGCCCCTGTGGAACCGCCAGTACATTGAGCACATCCAGATCACCGCATCTGAAGACCTCGGGATGGAAGGGCGCGGAGCCTACTACGAGGAAGCCGGAATCATGCGCGACATGCTGCAGAACCACATCCTGCAGATGTTCTCGCTGGTGGCGATGGAGCCCCCTGCCAACTTTGATGCCAACGCCATCCGGGACGAGAAGGTGAAAGTGCTCAAAAGCATCACCCCAATTCCCAAAGAGCGCGTTGGGGAGTTCGCTGTACGTGGGCAATACGGCAAGGGCACCCTCTACGGTGAATCTGTCGCGGGCTACCGTGAGGAAAAGGGCGTGGCTCCTGACTCTGTGACCCCCACCTATGTGGCCCTCAAGCTTGAGGTGAACAATTGGCGCTGGCAGGGGGTGCCTTTCTTCCTGCGCACCGCCAAGCGTCTGCCCAAAAAGGTGACTGAGATTGCCGTGGTCTTCAAGAACCCCCCCTCTGACATCTTCCCCAACAAGGCAGAGCGCAATGTGCTGGCGATCCGCATCCAGCCTGACGAAGGCATGAGCCTGAAGTTCAACTCCAAGGTGCCCGGACAGGACAACTACCTGCGCGAGGTGGTGATGGACTTCAAATACGACGCCTTCGGACAGCTGACCGGTACCCCTTATGGACGCCTGCTGCTGGACAGCATGCTGGGAGACGCCACCCTCTTCCCCCGTGAAGACGAAGTGGAACTCGCATGGCAACTCGTTGACGGTATTCTGGAAGCATGGAAAGCCCCCGCTCCAGAGTTCCCCAACTACAAGGCTGGAACCTGGGGTCCCGACGCAGCCGATGAACTGATTGGTCCCAACCGCCGCTGGCGGAGATTGTGAGGTAAACCATGCACGGTCCTGTGGTCACCGACGTCAGACAGGCACCGAAAGCCCTGGAGAAACTCTGGGCTCAAACCAACCAGGAGTACCGCACCCACACCGGCAACATTGTGGTGATCACCGAACTGGACCTGCAGGAGAACGTCCTCACTGCCCTGACGGAACTGAACGCCCGTCACGCCAAACGCCAGATCGTGGGCATCATTGACCCCAATCTGGAAGGGGTCAGGGTGGAGGTCAGCATCTTCGACCAGAGAGGCCGCTACATTGAACGTCTGGTGATCTACGGACAGGAGGAGCACCTGTGTGGGGCCATCCTGCCCCTGCTGCAACCTGGCGTGCAGACGTACGTCTGGTGGGCCACCTACCGCAACCCCAACGTGGAACTGCTGGAAGAACTGGCTGAACTTGCAGATCTGGTGATTGCAGACACGGTGACCCTCAACATCCCCCAGGATGCCCGTTATGAACTCACCGACCTGAACTGGGCCAGAACCCTGTCCTGGCGTGAAATCACCGCGCAGCTTTTCGATTCCCCGGAAGCAGCAGCCCTGCTGAACAAAATTGAAAAGCTGGATGTGTACTACGCAGAGGGACGCCGCAGAGATGTGGTGGCCAAGCTGTACCTCGGGTGGTTCGCCTCAAGGCTGGGCTGGAACGACCTCAGCAACATCACCCTGCATGCAGAGCCTGCAGACGGACGCGGCAACGGTGAAATTCTGGGTTTTGACATCAAAGCCGATGGGGCCACCCTCAGTGCCAGAGCGCTGAATTCTGACTGCGTGGATGTGAACATCCAGCTCACTTCTGGCACCCACCACAACACCCTGCACCAGCCCATGCGATCCATTGCTGCCCTGCTGGGTTATGTGCTGGACGGTCAGGAAAACCCCAGTGTGTTTGAGGCATCGCTGAAAAACGCCAAGGCGTATTGAGACATTTCAAGAGAGGGGCGGGCTTTGGCTCGCCCTTTTTCAAGGAGACCCATGCAATACCACATTTCCAGCACTCCCCAGGAACTCGGGCAGGAGGCTGCCCGTGCATTTGTAGACCTTTACAATCAGGCCGTGCAGGACAGAGGAATTTTCACTGTGGCGCTTTCTGGCGGCAGCACCCCAGTGCACCTGTATAAAGCTCTGGCACAGACGGATCTGGACTGGTCCAGAGTGCGTTTCTACTTCAGTGATGAGCGCACTGTGCCTGCAGACCATAAAGACAGCAATTACAAGACCGCAAAGGACAACTTCTTTGATGGGGTCGGCATCCAGCCTGAGCATGTCTTTCGCATGGAAGGAGAGCTGGACCCTCAGGAGGCCGCTTCCCGCTATGCTGCCGTGCTCCCGGATCAACTTGACCTGTGCTACCTGGGCATGGGAGACGATGGGCACACCGCAAGCCTGTTCCCTGACACCGAAGCCCTGACGGCTTCTGGTCGTGTGGTGGCCAATTTCGTGCCAAAGCTGAACACCTGGCGCATCACCTTCACGTTTGAAGAGATCAACCGCTCCAGAAACATCCACATTCTGGCCACAGGGGCAAACAAGAAAGAAGTGCTTCTGGAAGTCAAAAACAAAAGCGGCAAGCATCCCATTGAAGGTGTGGAGAACCCCTTCTGGTATGTGGACGCTGCAATTGCTGAATTGCTCTGAAAAACCAGCTTCATGAAGGGAAGGGATCATCCTCTCCCCTTCTTTTTTGTTTACACTCAGGGGCAGAACCATGAACCTCAAAATCCTGTCTGTGCTTGTTCTGTTGACCACCATGACTGCAACTGCCAAAACCACCCTGCAAACCTTCAGCTCTGAAGCCTTCCAGACCAGCAAACTGCAACAGGTGACCGCTGGACCTGTGGTCAGGCTCTCTCCCGCCCAGAAGACAGGAACCCTGGAATCTGCTGAAATTGCCGTTCCGGCATTTGACACCCTGATCCTCTCCTGGAATGCGAAAGCACCTGTGGGCACACAGGTTCGCCTGGAAGCCAGGGTCTTCACAGCAGGTCACTGGAGCAGGTATTACACCCTGGGCATCTGGTCCGAGGATGAAAAGGTTCGCCAGAGTGTCAATGGACAGAAGGATTCAGATGGTCGGGTGCTGACCGACACCCTGAAACTGACCTCTCAGGGAACGAAGTACCAGTACAGGGTCACCTTCCAGAGCAGCAAAGCCGGCGCAAGTCCTGAGTTGCGCAACATCTCGGTGATGACCTCCTCTGCTTCGAAACCTGGGGCTTACACGCCCAACAAAACCGTCTGGGGTAAGGTTCTCGATGTGCCTCTACGTTCCCAGATGATCTATCCAGATGGTGGCGAAGCCTGGTGCAGCCCCACCAGCACCAGCATGGTGATGAAGTATTACGGCATTGACCTCTCTGTGCCGGAAGCCGCCCAGAAAACATATGATCCTGCCTATGACGGCACAGGAAACTGGGTGTTCAATACGGCTCTGGCCGGAAGCCATGGCCTGAACGCATATGTGACCCGTCTGGAACACCTGGGAGAAGCCGAGCAGTGGATTTCAAAGAATGTGCCGGTGATCATCAGCATGGGCTGGAAGAAAGGGGAGTTGCCTGGCGCGCCCCTGCCCCAGTCCTCAGGACACCTGATGGTCATTGTCGGTTTTGACAAAAATGGCAATGTGGTGATGAATGACCCGGCAGGCAAGGACGACACCCAGGTGAGGCGCACCTACAACCGGGCCATTCTGGAAAAACTGTGGCTTGAGCACTCGGGTGGGACGGCTTACATCATTCAGAAGCCCTGAGTCGGGGCCTGGATGTGATGTCCCACTGGCTTCTGGAAACATTCCAGGCCACCACCGGATCAGGCCGATGGGTGTTTGTGGAAGCATAAATCATCAGCAATTGCCAGTGCTCTGGATGACGGACCCGTTCTTCCAGGGTGTTGATGGGTGAAGTCGGGCAGGAAGGGCTGCAAGCCTTTCTCTCAGGCACATAAATCTCTGCCAGGGGAATCCATGTGTCCAGTTTGATTTCACGCCGACCCAGGAAAGGTGAGTGCACATCCCAGCCACGAAAGAGAACACCTCGATCCTCAGGATGTGCACCAAGACAGAGACCACTGCTGCCTTCGCCCCCTTCGTGAACATGGAGGGTGATCAGGCTCAGGCCCTGACACCATTTCTCTGGAAGGCGTTGCACCCCGAGCAGGAATGTGGAGGTGGCCCGGAAATTGTTGGGACGGCCCTGCTTTCCAGGAACAGGAAGAGACCCCGAAGAGGTGCTGATGCCGTCTCCTGTCTCATCTCCCCCGACGATGGACATGGTGATGTATTTTGTTTCAGGCGGGTAAACCACCTTGACCGCCTGCCATCCGGACTGGCTCTGCACCCCACGCCCGACCACAGCTTTCAGCTCCTGCAGGCCAAGGTCTTCCAGAGGATGGATGCCTGCTCGGGGTGCAAAAAGGTTGTCCTTCCCCCACCAGACTGCTGTCCCCAGAAGCAGAACCCCAAGCACCCAGTAAGGCAAGTGGTGTTGTGCAAAGTGCCTGATGCGCTGGGCCAGTGGAAGTTGTGGACTTCCCATTTCCTGAACAGCCAGATAAGTGGCTTCTTCTCTGGAGAACCCCTGCTGCATCAGCTCCTTGATTTTCTCAATCAGGTGGGCACGAAGCTCTGCAGCCGCATCGATACGGTCTTTTCTGGGCAGGCCTCTGGTGGCCTTTTTGATGTACTGGTCAAGGGTCATCAAGAGAACCTCAGGAGCAGGTCCATCCCGGTTTTGAGGGTGGCCCATTCTTCTTTCTTGCTTTTCAGGGTCTGGATGCCAGTGTCGGTCACCTTGTAATACTTGCGGGGCGGGCCTCCTGAGGTGGAAGGTTCCCAGGACGCCTCGATGCACTTTTCTTTCACCAGTTTGTGCAGGCTGGGGTACAGACTGCCTTCCTTGAAACTGAAAATGCCTCCTGATTTGCTGTTCACGGCTTTGAGGATTTCCAGCCCATACATGGGTTTCTCCTCAAGCACTGAGAGCAGGATCAAATCGAGGGTGCCCTGTTTGAATTTCTGGTCCATAAAACCTCCATTACCTTATACTTCTATGTACCTTAGACTTCTATATAGTTGCACAAAAAATGACCCGGGTAAACCCCGGGGCCATCCCTGATTCAACAGTCACTGCACCTGAAATTCAGCGACCATGGGCAGGTGGTCCGAGATCTTCAGTGTGTCTTCCCTGCGCACATGGTGACCCAGCAGTTTCACTCCGGTGTCGTAAAAGAAATAGTCGATGGTCCGATCTGGACCTTTTGCCAGCGGATCATTCGGGTAATGGGTGAACCACTTTTCGGGGTCCTGCTGGACTTCCTGAAGTGAGGGCATGCTCTGGTAGTCCTGCAGGATGATGCCCAGTTCGCTTTCAGGGTTGTAGTAGGCCTGATGCTGTTCATGCAGGCGTGCTCTGGCGGCCTGATCAGGCAGGAGGTTGAAATCTCCGCCAATCAGCACAGTTTTGCCCGCGTTCCTGAGCACCTGATGGGTCTTTTTGACCTGCTTTTCCATGGCGTCCGTACCTTGCGCAAAGGCATCAAGGTGGGTGTTCATGATGTGCAGGCTTTCCCCCCCTTCCACAGGCAATACCACATCCAGAATGGCCCGCCTGAAGTTGAAAGCCTGGGTCACCGGATCTGCCGGGATCAGGGGCAACTGGTGTCGGATGGCCTGATCGATTTTGAAGCGGGAGTAAGTGACCACCTTCATGCCCACAGCACCCATGATCTGGGGGTGGGGCACAAAACGGGCTTTCCAGTAATATGCACTGGCAGAGCAGGCATACCCCAGACGCTCTGCCAGAATTTTTTCCTGGTCCTGAAAATCCGTGCGCTTTGCCCCGGTGTCCACTTCCTGCAGCAGAACCACATCAGGGTTTTCCGTTTTGATGACCCGCACCACCTCTTCGAGGGTGGACGCCATGGCTTCTTTTGATGGGCGGGTGTCCGGTCCGCTGCCATCGAGCAGGTCATAAAAAAAGACGTAACCTTTTCCTGCCAGATACTGAATGTTCCAGTTCAGGACCCTGAAAGGCTGCCCGGCCTTGAGGGTGGGAGCCTCCGGGTTGCAAGCCACCGGGACGTCTTCCTGATCTCGGGGATGGTACGTCAGGGCGTAAACCAGACCAGCAAGCAAAGCCACCAGAGCGACCAGCCACAGCAGGACACGGGTCAGAATTTTGGACATGGTGATGGGATTATACCCGATTCAAAATCAGTGCAGGGTCAGGTCCAGGGGGGCTGTTCAGGGTGGGGTGAGGGCAAAGTTCAGACATGCAGATGGTTTGGAGTGGTCAGCGGTCAGCGGTCAGCCGTCAGTGGTCAGCCGTCAGCGGTCAGCAAAAGAAGTCCTGATGCTCTTGCAAGCGGCCAGAGAAAGATTTGAACGGTGCTGGCGGGTCAACTGTCTGTTCTGTCTGGATCAAGTGAAAGCATCTTTGAGGTTTTTTGCTGACGGCTGAAAGCTGACGGCTGACGGCTTTCAGCAGGGACACCGCCTCACTAGCGACTTTGCACTCACCCTGGTAGGACGTTGTGGCCTGCGAACATTTTCAGGGAGAACTTGACCTGCAGACTGTCACCTGCTATCTTCAACATACCGGACGTCCGGTATGTAAGGAGAAGCATGCTGAAACCCCGAAGGATTCCCGCTTTTTTGCATGACGTTTTTGGAGAACAGCAGACCCTGCTGGAGGTCCTGCTGGTGCTGTTCGCAGGACTCGGGGTGACTGCCCTGCTGATTCTGGGAGAACAAGAAGCCTTCAGTGCCCTTCCCCTCTGGCGCAGTGTTCTCACGGTCCTGCTGATGGTGGACATCGTGGCCGGGTGTGTGGCCAACTTCACACGCTCGACCAGCGATTACTATGCCCACAGGCCCATGCACCGCAGGATTTTCATTGCCATTCATGTGCATCTGCCTGTGCTGGCGTGGCTGATGGGGACTGGACTGCTGGAGAGCGTCCTGATCTGGGCCTACACCATGATCGCCGTGCTGTTTGTGAATGCCCTCCATGGTCACCCTTTGCAGCTTTTCACGGCGGCCTGTCTGCTGGTGGTGGGCATCTCTGGCATCCTGATTCTTGCTGGACTTCCCGTTCCTCTGCTGGTCATGGGGGTGCTCTTCCTGATGAAAGTGGTGTTCAGCTTCGGGGTGGACCATTACCGGGCGGCAGGCGAAACAGCACAATCATGAAAGAGATCATGATTCTGGACGAAAGCCACAAGCGTGCCTTTGTTCACCTCATTTCTGCAGCTTTTGAGAAAGATCCGCTCTTTGTGCACCTGCTGGGACCAGAAGCCCCTGCAG
It includes:
- a CDS encoding PadR family transcriptional regulator → MDQKFKQGTLDLILLSVLEEKPMYGLEILKAVNSKSGGIFSFKEGSLYPSLHKLVKEKCIEASWEPSTSGGPPRKYYKVTDTGIQTLKSKKEEWATLKTGMDLLLRFS
- the pgl gene encoding 6-phosphogluconolactonase, which translates into the protein MQYHISSTPQELGQEAARAFVDLYNQAVQDRGIFTVALSGGSTPVHLYKALAQTDLDWSRVRFYFSDERTVPADHKDSNYKTAKDNFFDGVGIQPEHVFRMEGELDPQEAASRYAAVLPDQLDLCYLGMGDDGHTASLFPDTEALTASGRVVANFVPKLNTWRITFTFEEINRSRNIHILATGANKKEVLLEVKNKSGKHPIEGVENPFWYVDAAIAELL
- a CDS encoding peptidase C39 family protein; translation: MNLKILSVLVLLTTMTATAKTTLQTFSSEAFQTSKLQQVTAGPVVRLSPAQKTGTLESAEIAVPAFDTLILSWNAKAPVGTQVRLEARVFTAGHWSRYYTLGIWSEDEKVRQSVNGQKDSDGRVLTDTLKLTSQGTKYQYRVTFQSSKAGASPELRNISVMTSSASKPGAYTPNKTVWGKVLDVPLRSQMIYPDGGEAWCSPTSTSMVMKYYGIDLSVPEAAQKTYDPAYDGTGNWVFNTALAGSHGLNAYVTRLEHLGEAEQWISKNVPVIISMGWKKGELPGAPLPQSSGHLMVIVGFDKNGNVVMNDPAGKDDTQVRRTYNRAILEKLWLEHSGGTAYIIQKP
- a CDS encoding endonuclease/exonuclease/phosphatase family protein — protein: MSKILTRVLLWLVALVALLAGLVYALTYHPRDQEDVPVACNPEAPTLKAGQPFRVLNWNIQYLAGKGYVFFYDLLDGSGPDTRPSKEAMASTLEEVVRVIKTENPDVVLLQEVDTGAKRTDFQDQEKILAERLGYACSASAYYWKARFVPHPQIMGAVGMKVVTYSRFKIDQAIRHQLPLIPADPVTQAFNFRRAILDVVLPVEGGESLHIMNTHLDAFAQGTDAMEKQVKKTHQVLRNAGKTVLIGGDFNLLPDQAARARLHEQHQAYYNPESELGIILQDYQSMPSLQEVQQDPEKWFTHYPNDPLAKGPDRTIDYFFYDTGVKLLGHHVRREDTLKISDHLPMVAEFQVQ
- a CDS encoding permease prefix domain 1-containing protein, with protein sequence MTLDQYIKKATRGLPRKDRIDAAAELRAHLIEKIKELMQQGFSREEATYLAVQEMGSPQLPLAQRIRHFAQHHLPYWVLGVLLLGTAVWWGKDNLFAPRAGIHPLEDLGLQELKAVVGRGVQSQSGWQAVKVVYPPETKYITMSIVGGDETGDGISTSSGSLPVPGKQGRPNNFRATSTFLLGVQRLPEKWCQGLSLITLHVHEGGEGSSGLCLGAHPEDRGVLFRGWDVHSPFLGRREIKLDTWIPLAEIYVPERKACSPSCPTSPINTLEERVRHPEHWQLLMIYASTNTHRPDPVVAWNVSRSQWDITSRPRLRASE